A single genomic interval of Prosthecodimorpha staleyi harbors:
- a CDS encoding MT-A70 family methyltransferase, with protein MPAADAAADLTALVAGRRFATILADPPWQFENRTGKVAPEHRRLSRYGTMTLEAIMALPVAAAAAETAHLYLWVPNALLPEGLAVMRAWGFAYKTNLVWHKLRKDGGSDGRGVGFYFRNVTELILFGVRGRNARTLPPGRSQINYIGTRKREHSRKPDEQYELIEACSPGPRLELFSRGTRPGWTVWGNQADDGYAPTWDTYANHSAADRV; from the coding sequence ATGCCAGCGGCGGATGCGGCGGCGGATCTGACCGCCCTGGTCGCCGGACGGCGCTTCGCCACCATCCTGGCCGATCCGCCCTGGCAGTTCGAGAACCGCACCGGCAAGGTCGCCCCCGAACATCGTCGACTGTCGCGCTACGGCACCATGACCCTGGAGGCGATCATGGCGCTGCCGGTCGCAGCCGCCGCGGCCGAAACCGCACATCTCTATCTCTGGGTCCCCAATGCGCTGCTGCCGGAGGGGCTCGCGGTCATGCGGGCCTGGGGCTTTGCCTACAAGACCAATCTGGTCTGGCACAAGCTGCGCAAGGACGGCGGCTCCGACGGCCGCGGTGTCGGCTTCTACTTCCGCAACGTGACCGAACTGATCCTGTTCGGCGTGCGCGGCCGGAATGCCCGGACCCTGCCGCCGGGGCGCTCCCAGATCAACTACATCGGCACCCGCAAGCGCGAGCATTCGCGCAAGCCCGACGAGCAGTATGAACTCATCGAGGCGTGCTCGCCCGGCCCCCGCCTCGAACTCTTCAGCCGCGGCACCCGTCCGGGATGGACCGTCTGGGGCAACCAGGCCGACGACGGCTATGCCCCGACCTGGGACACCTACGCCAACCATTCCGCCGCCGATCGGGTCTAG